A single region of the Vibrio cyclitrophicus genome encodes:
- a CDS encoding hexameric tyrosine-coordinated heme protein, with protein MEQWLPSLITETPSEGFELAIKLSRMGVKKTQPDMEVLHKLRPEYSESASLLIESSKTIAMHFQTVSQANNYWRDN; from the coding sequence ATGGAGCAATGGTTACCTAGTTTAATCACAGAAACGCCTAGTGAGGGTTTTGAACTGGCGATTAAGTTGAGCAGAATGGGAGTAAAGAAAACTCAACCAGACATGGAGGTTTTACATAAGTTAAGACCCGAATACTCAGAAAGTGCATCGCTGCTTATTGAATCATCAAAGACAATTGCAATGCATTTTCAGACAGTATCTCAGGCTAATAACTATTGGAGAGATAATTAA
- a CDS encoding IS66 family transposase encodes MPNKNKEDELALLRSKVTELESTVLTLHQSLGESESNILTLRQSLDESKSNVLTLRQSLSESELTIQSLVEKLNLARRKRFGSRSETLPPQDLEFNEAETHANTIEKEEAPDNPNDDASEAENTSSETKRRGRPKLPEDLPRERVVVDISESEKTCSCCQSMLCRMGQSTSEKLVYIPARLYVEITERPKYVCRQCDALGEKSVVAMAPPPASIIPKSIATPSLLAQIITNKYHYALPLYRQESLFRQYGLALSRKTMSQWILRCADKVEPLIALLKETLLTQDVLFADETTLTVLDDERKKSYIWLYGCGPDRGGNAQSPGIVLFDYQEGSRGHHCPQSYLSNYTGYLHVDGYKAYEKTEAKLVGCWAHARRKFIEAEQSQPKGKQGKEGKIQWAVSWFQKLYRVEQALKDKTREERYVTRQSKTQSLLNEFKAWLDKSVTQVPPKSKLGEAISYSLNQWSKLVRAIDDGRLSMDNNRAERSVRPFTVGRNNWLFSKTHNGARASAVLYSLIETAKANDCEPYEYLEYVLREIPKLKSEDDHGHLLPWNMPKTDKSPIPE; translated from the coding sequence ATGCCAAACAAAAATAAAGAAGATGAGCTAGCGCTCTTACGTTCAAAAGTGACTGAGCTTGAATCTACGGTACTCACTCTTCACCAATCTCTAGGCGAAAGTGAATCGAACATACTCACACTTCGACAATCTCTAGACGAGAGTAAATCGAACGTACTCACACTTCGCCAATCTCTAAGCGAGAGCGAATTAACCATCCAATCTCTGGTTGAAAAACTCAACCTAGCGCGGCGTAAACGCTTTGGTAGTCGTAGTGAAACCCTGCCCCCTCAGGACTTAGAGTTCAATGAAGCGGAGACTCATGCCAATACGATAGAAAAAGAAGAAGCGCCCGATAATCCGAATGATGACGCCTCGGAAGCGGAAAACACTTCCTCCGAGACCAAACGTCGTGGTCGCCCAAAGCTTCCCGAAGACCTACCACGAGAGCGTGTTGTGGTGGACATATCAGAATCAGAAAAAACATGCTCGTGTTGCCAGTCGATGCTCTGCAGGATGGGACAAAGCACCAGTGAAAAACTGGTGTATATTCCAGCCAGGTTGTATGTCGAAATCACCGAAAGGCCCAAATACGTCTGCCGTCAATGTGATGCGTTAGGAGAGAAGAGCGTTGTTGCAATGGCTCCACCGCCAGCATCGATTATCCCGAAAAGCATCGCGACTCCCTCTTTGCTTGCGCAAATTATCACGAACAAATACCACTATGCCCTGCCTCTCTATCGTCAAGAATCGCTGTTTAGACAATATGGGTTAGCGCTCAGCCGAAAAACGATGAGTCAGTGGATACTGCGTTGCGCTGATAAGGTAGAGCCGTTAATCGCCTTACTGAAAGAAACCCTTCTTACTCAAGATGTTCTGTTCGCGGACGAGACCACATTGACCGTGCTCGATGACGAAAGAAAGAAAAGTTACATCTGGTTGTATGGGTGTGGTCCAGACCGGGGCGGTAATGCGCAATCTCCCGGTATCGTCTTGTTCGACTACCAGGAAGGGAGTCGGGGTCACCACTGCCCTCAATCGTACCTGTCAAACTACACTGGATACCTTCATGTTGATGGGTATAAAGCGTATGAAAAGACAGAGGCGAAGCTAGTGGGTTGCTGGGCACATGCAAGACGCAAGTTCATAGAGGCAGAGCAGAGCCAACCAAAAGGCAAGCAAGGTAAAGAGGGTAAAATCCAGTGGGCAGTCAGTTGGTTCCAAAAGCTCTATCGTGTTGAACAAGCACTCAAAGATAAGACGAGGGAAGAGCGATATGTTACCCGCCAATCAAAGACTCAGTCTCTGCTCAATGAGTTCAAGGCGTGGTTAGATAAATCGGTCACTCAAGTGCCCCCTAAAAGTAAACTGGGAGAGGCGATTAGCTACAGTCTCAATCAATGGTCGAAGCTAGTACGAGCTATCGATGATGGCCGGTTAAGCATGGATAATAACCGAGCGGAACGTTCAGTACGTCCGTTCACGGTGGGTCGGAACAACTGGTTGTTCTCGAAGACTCATAATGGTGCCCGCGCCAGTGCCGTGCTGTACAGTCTTATCGAAACCGCGAAGGCTAACGACTGTGAGCCGTATGAGTACCTCGAATACGTGCTACGAGAAATCCCGAAACTGAAGAGTGAGGACGACCATGGTCATCTTCTTCCTTGGAACATGCCAAAAACGGACAAGTCCCCCATTCCCGAATAG
- the tnpB gene encoding IS66 family insertion sequence element accessory protein TnpB translates to MKMFPDTYVVYLHKAPVDFRKGINGLSFIVEQNMNLNPFSEALFVFCNRTRDKIKVLYWQRNGFCLWQKRLEKDKFAWPRKMPGQTLSLTEEQWHWLLDGLDIEKMKPHQTLNYQSLN, encoded by the coding sequence ATGAAAATGTTCCCTGATACCTATGTCGTCTATCTCCACAAGGCGCCCGTCGATTTTAGAAAGGGCATTAACGGCTTGAGCTTTATCGTTGAACAGAATATGAACCTTAATCCCTTCTCCGAAGCGCTATTCGTCTTCTGTAATCGTACGCGGGATAAGATCAAAGTTCTCTACTGGCAGCGTAATGGCTTTTGCCTCTGGCAAAAGCGACTCGAAAAAGACAAGTTCGCTTGGCCAAGAAAAATGCCAGGGCAAACACTCTCATTAACGGAAGAGCAGTGGCATTGGTTGCTCGATGGACTCGACATCGAAAAAATGAAACCCCATCAAACATTGAATTACCAAAGTCTTAATTAA
- a CDS encoding IS66 family insertion sequence element accessory protein TnpB, translating to MSQHRSQQEWLRLVLKYYNSERSSAQFCLEHNLHPKTFDNNRRKLHHLVNMPKKREDSPSEFVAVEKTAKPNTKTEQQPTSTLPTELRLEAGACSLRIPRDVSSRWLALLLKELAVV from the coding sequence ATGTCTCAGCATAGATCTCAACAAGAATGGCTACGCCTTGTGCTGAAGTATTACAATAGTGAGCGGTCTTCCGCTCAGTTTTGTTTAGAGCATAATCTTCACCCAAAAACGTTTGACAACAACCGTCGCAAACTACACCACTTAGTCAACATGCCTAAAAAACGAGAAGATTCACCTTCTGAATTCGTTGCCGTTGAAAAAACAGCCAAGCCAAACACCAAAACCGAGCAACAGCCAACCTCTACGTTACCCACGGAATTACGCCTGGAAGCGGGGGCCTGCTCTCTTCGTATACCCCGTGATGTCAGTTCACGGTGGCTGGCTCTTTTATTGAAGGAGCTTGCTGTTGTATGA
- a CDS encoding type I secretion system permease/ATPase translates to MLALTALVHAAQAFDINADVAQLAHRLGSETLGEFDLNRCAKWLGLRARTQHVALDKLARVALPALVKTCQGWHTLNVVDEHEATLFNPATGLLHTLTLDDLGAIWSSEVLLLAQPRQTEVKRKFGIGWFVPSITKHAAQFRTVIVVSLLLQLIPLVTPLLFENVIDRVLVSRSLSSLQVLGFAMLALAISEPLFNYIRSWLFTNLASKVNSELSSRLFQHLVSLPLGYFQQRQSGEIIARIREIGQIRQFLTGSALTMILDLAFIGLFIAVMFAYSSELTWLVLGSLVVYFLFWLTVGPVLRAKVTKEYELGAENTAFLTEAVTGIETIKTSATETRFQKQWQRQLADYIRALFGARVVGIIAGQGIGLVQKITSAILLWWGVTLVMDGALTVGGLVAFNMLSGHVTQPILRLAQMWQDFQHTLISLRRIGDILDQETESGNQGLASVPTLSGSVSFQGVRFRYSEDSQEVLRNLNLDIKPGEFIGITGPSGSGKSTLTRLLQRLYVPQHGQVMVDGIDLAIADPVALRRNMSVVLQESRLYSGSIADNIKICVPDATDEQILAAATTSGAHSFISSLPQGYQTQVGERGARLSGGQRQRIALARALLTNPGILLLDEATSALDYESEAAVMSNMQAITQGRTVISIAHRLNTLRHADRILVMDKGQIIEQGSHDELLQQNQLYARLWNQRLSE, encoded by the coding sequence ATGTTAGCGTTAACAGCACTAGTGCACGCGGCACAAGCATTTGATATTAATGCAGATGTAGCACAATTAGCGCATCGTTTAGGCAGTGAAACGCTTGGTGAGTTTGATCTGAACCGCTGTGCCAAGTGGTTAGGCTTAAGAGCACGTACGCAACACGTGGCGTTAGACAAACTGGCTAGGGTTGCATTACCTGCGCTAGTAAAAACTTGCCAAGGTTGGCACACCCTCAACGTTGTTGATGAACATGAAGCGACATTGTTTAACCCCGCTACTGGTTTATTGCATACACTTACGCTAGATGATTTGGGCGCTATTTGGTCATCAGAAGTACTCTTATTAGCTCAACCGAGACAAACTGAAGTAAAACGTAAATTTGGCATTGGTTGGTTTGTGCCTTCCATTACTAAACATGCTGCGCAGTTTCGCACCGTTATTGTCGTGTCTTTGTTACTTCAGCTTATTCCTTTGGTGACACCACTATTGTTTGAAAATGTTATTGACCGGGTATTGGTTAGCCGTAGCCTTTCCAGCCTACAAGTGCTGGGGTTTGCAATGCTGGCACTGGCCATTTCTGAACCCTTATTTAACTACATTCGTTCCTGGTTATTTACCAATTTAGCCAGCAAGGTTAACAGTGAGTTGTCCAGCCGTTTGTTTCAGCACTTGGTATCACTGCCTCTGGGCTATTTTCAACAACGCCAAAGCGGCGAAATTATTGCGCGTATTCGAGAAATAGGACAAATTCGCCAGTTCTTAACAGGCTCTGCGCTGACCATGATTTTAGACTTAGCCTTTATCGGCCTATTTATCGCGGTAATGTTTGCCTACAGCAGTGAACTAACTTGGCTGGTACTGGGTTCACTGGTGGTGTACTTCTTATTTTGGTTAACCGTAGGGCCAGTACTACGCGCCAAAGTTACCAAAGAGTATGAACTAGGTGCTGAGAATACTGCATTTTTAACTGAAGCGGTAACAGGCATCGAAACGATAAAAACTTCAGCTACTGAAACTCGCTTTCAAAAACAATGGCAAAGACAGTTAGCTGACTATATTCGTGCACTGTTTGGCGCTCGAGTGGTAGGTATTATTGCTGGTCAAGGCATTGGTTTAGTGCAAAAGATCACCTCGGCAATATTGTTGTGGTGGGGAGTCACGTTGGTGATGGATGGTGCGCTAACTGTTGGTGGCTTAGTGGCATTTAACATGCTATCGGGCCATGTTACTCAGCCGATTCTTCGTTTAGCGCAAATGTGGCAAGACTTTCAACATACTTTAATTTCATTGCGCAGAATTGGCGACATTCTTGACCAGGAGACAGAAAGTGGCAATCAAGGGTTAGCGTCAGTACCAACTCTGTCAGGCAGTGTGAGCTTTCAAGGTGTGCGCTTTCGCTATAGTGAAGACAGTCAAGAAGTACTACGTAACTTAAATCTGGATATTAAGCCGGGTGAGTTTATTGGCATAACCGGCCCTTCTGGCTCGGGCAAGTCGACGTTAACCCGCCTGTTGCAACGCCTTTATGTACCGCAACATGGGCAAGTGATGGTTGACGGTATTGATTTAGCGATAGCGGATCCCGTTGCCTTACGTCGCAACATGAGTGTGGTACTGCAAGAAAGTCGCCTGTATTCAGGCAGCATTGCTGACAACATTAAAATCTGTGTACCTGATGCGACCGACGAACAAATACTTGCTGCAGCCACCACCAGCGGAGCTCATAGTTTTATCAGCAGCTTACCACAAGGTTACCAAACCCAAGTGGGCGAACGTGGTGCGCGTTTATCTGGCGGACAACGCCAGCGTATTGCTCTTGCTCGCGCCCTGTTAACCAATCCGGGCATTTTATTGCTCGATGAAGCTACCAGTGCGCTCGATTATGAATCGGAAGCGGCAGTGATGAGCAACATGCAGGCAATTACGCAGGGTAGAACGGTGATTAGTATTGCGCATAGATTAAACACCTTACGTCATGCTGACCGTATTTTGGTGATGGATAAAGGTCAGATTATCGAACAGGGCAGCCATGACGAACTACTGCAACAAAATCAACTTTATGCCCGACTGTGGAATCAGCGGTTGAGCGAATAA
- a CDS encoding HlyD family type I secretion periplasmic adaptor subunit: MLKHINTARQAIKSQKQEPKKIELSQQEYEFQPGYLEIVDRPPAPWTKRLAIGITLLLVAILAWSIVGKLDIHAQATGRLIVSSNSKVVQAAEAGEIARINVANGQSVKAGDVLIALNTVGIKAKVEELHAQIVFQQLEKSRLQALLSDDPLSQFAPPETASIQQVDTARAFLTSEWRDISTQLASYKSQLKVNEAERIALENELVELQQLEKNANKRFNASKTLADANQFPLMDLLRLESETLEIRRTHSQKQGELSVLLAQVQRLLHEQENFVAKTRRETFDKLSQAQANLAVLTQQLVQIKEKRRQHNLVAPVDGVVQQLAVHTLGGVVQPAQQLMVIVPDGMALEAEVMVLNKDVGFVYRGQEVEIKIDAFPYTRYGTISGKLAYVSRDSVENEQFGLVFPAKILISDSDILVEDKRVPLQAGMSISAEIRTGDRRVIDYLLSPIQQYQSEALGER, translated from the coding sequence ATGCTCAAGCATATTAACACCGCTCGTCAGGCAATTAAGAGCCAGAAACAAGAACCTAAAAAAATCGAACTAAGTCAACAAGAATATGAATTTCAGCCGGGATATTTAGAAATAGTAGACCGTCCACCCGCGCCTTGGACTAAACGATTAGCTATCGGCATTACGTTATTACTGGTTGCCATATTAGCGTGGTCTATTGTTGGTAAGTTAGATATTCACGCTCAAGCGACAGGACGATTGATTGTTAGCAGCAACTCAAAAGTCGTACAAGCTGCTGAAGCAGGAGAAATAGCCCGTATTAATGTTGCCAATGGGCAAAGTGTTAAAGCGGGCGATGTTTTAATTGCATTAAACACGGTTGGTATAAAAGCAAAAGTAGAAGAGTTACACGCACAAATTGTGTTTCAGCAGCTAGAAAAATCACGCTTGCAGGCACTATTAAGTGATGACCCTCTAAGTCAATTCGCCCCCCCTGAGACGGCTTCAATACAGCAAGTTGATACGGCACGTGCGTTCTTAACGAGTGAATGGCGTGATATCAGCACGCAGTTAGCTAGCTATAAAAGCCAGTTAAAGGTTAATGAAGCTGAGCGCATCGCGTTAGAAAATGAACTGGTTGAGCTACAGCAATTAGAAAAGAACGCGAATAAACGTTTTAACGCCAGTAAAACATTAGCTGATGCTAATCAATTTCCATTGATGGATTTGTTGAGGCTAGAAAGTGAAACCCTAGAAATTCGTCGAACCCATTCACAAAAACAAGGTGAGCTCTCTGTGCTATTAGCTCAAGTACAGCGCTTATTGCATGAACAAGAAAACTTTGTTGCTAAAACGAGGCGTGAGACTTTCGATAAGTTAAGTCAAGCACAAGCTAATCTGGCTGTACTGACACAGCAATTAGTACAAATAAAAGAAAAGCGTCGCCAACATAACTTAGTGGCTCCGGTTGATGGCGTTGTTCAGCAGCTTGCTGTGCATACGTTGGGCGGCGTGGTGCAACCTGCTCAGCAACTGATGGTTATTGTTCCTGATGGCATGGCGTTAGAGGCTGAAGTGATGGTGTTAAACAAAGATGTAGGTTTTGTTTATCGCGGGCAGGAAGTCGAAATCAAAATAGATGCTTTCCCATACACACGTTACGGCACTATCAGCGGAAAACTGGCTTATGTTTCACGCGACTCAGTTGAGAACGAACAATTTGGCTTGGTTTTCCCTGCCAAAATTCTGATTAGTGACAGTGATATTTTGGTTGAAGACAAACGCGTGCCATTACAAGCCGGTATGAGTATTAGCGCAGAAATTCGTACCGGTGATAGACGGGTGATTGATTATCTTCTAAGTCCTATTCAGCAATATCAATCTGAAGCATTAGGAGAAAGATAA
- a CDS encoding type I secretion system permease/ATPase, with protein MLKLDKYAVGDIESAFSCLTLLMQLNGEQADDYDYSKHTSSPFKKQLAQFSRAQKVSAKLKQVAYQKLNAQQLPLIFRLKSGKFALLAKVSTEHALVQFTDNSAPSQLTLAELEQEWSGEVIVLLGPALRFDVSWFIPEFIRHRKLFSQVIVFSLMLQLLALVTPLFFQVIMDKVLVHQALATLDVLVVVLVVVGVFEVILKGLREYIFVHTSSRIDIGLGIKLFRHLLGLPLNYFKQRQVGAIIMRVQELDSIRDFLTGSMLTLSVDLLFTFVFFGVMYWLSPMLTLLVLATLPLYFLIACFSTKPLQEKIEHQFQTSAVNSAFLNETVSSSETLKSLAIEPKMQRRWESQTKDMVEAGFETQVINNQISQTVTLLQKVTTVGVIWIGANLVMSLEMTIGQLIAFNMMVNHVLQPIAKLIELWQQFVQTRVAVDKLGDMLNLPVEQEQGKFTPDTSLKGNIIFDNISFSYQPDGSNPVIDNLTLTIHAGESIGIVGPSGSGKSTLTRLLMKLYSPQQGRVLLDGKSMDTLDPHYLRSQIGVVLQENYLYNRSVRDNIALKTPNASLDDVIQMAKLAGAHDFILRLSLGYDTVLSEGGESLSGGQRQRIAFARALMGDPRLLILDEATSALDDESQAMIQQNMAEIANNRTVFIVAHRLSTVKSCDRIITLEQGKITEMGTHQQLISLQGTYARLWQLQQDLTEEVA; from the coding sequence ATGTTGAAGCTAGATAAATACGCGGTTGGAGATATTGAGTCTGCTTTTAGTTGCTTAACATTATTAATGCAACTTAATGGGGAGCAAGCTGATGATTATGATTATAGCAAGCATACATCCTCTCCTTTTAAAAAGCAGCTCGCACAATTTAGCCGAGCTCAAAAAGTATCGGCTAAATTAAAGCAGGTTGCTTATCAAAAATTAAATGCGCAGCAATTGCCGCTGATCTTCCGACTGAAGTCAGGTAAATTTGCCCTGCTAGCGAAAGTATCAACTGAGCATGCACTCGTACAATTTACTGATAATTCAGCCCCTAGCCAGCTTACATTAGCTGAACTGGAGCAAGAATGGTCAGGTGAAGTCATTGTGCTGCTAGGTCCAGCTTTACGATTTGATGTTAGCTGGTTCATCCCTGAGTTTATTCGCCATCGCAAATTGTTTAGCCAAGTCATTGTTTTTTCCCTTATGCTCCAGTTGTTGGCATTGGTAACACCACTGTTTTTTCAAGTCATTATGGATAAAGTTTTGGTGCATCAAGCGCTGGCTACTTTAGATGTCTTAGTTGTCGTACTTGTTGTTGTTGGTGTCTTTGAGGTGATACTAAAAGGGCTAAGAGAATATATTTTTGTTCACACCTCAAGCCGAATTGATATTGGTTTAGGCATTAAACTCTTCCGTCATTTACTCGGCTTACCGCTTAATTACTTTAAACAACGTCAAGTTGGCGCCATCATCATGCGCGTGCAGGAATTAGACAGTATTCGTGATTTCCTAACGGGCTCTATGCTGACGTTAAGTGTTGATTTATTGTTTACCTTTGTCTTTTTTGGGGTCATGTATTGGTTATCACCTATGCTGACGCTATTAGTATTAGCTACACTACCTTTGTATTTCTTAATTGCTTGCTTTAGCACTAAACCTTTACAAGAGAAAATTGAACATCAATTTCAAACCTCAGCGGTAAATAGTGCTTTCTTGAATGAAACAGTAAGTAGCAGTGAAACCCTTAAAAGTTTAGCTATCGAGCCAAAGATGCAGCGCCGCTGGGAATCACAAACCAAAGATATGGTGGAAGCCGGCTTTGAAACCCAGGTTATTAATAACCAAATTTCACAAACCGTGACCTTGCTACAGAAAGTCACCACTGTTGGCGTCATTTGGATTGGTGCCAACCTGGTGATGTCACTGGAAATGACAATAGGTCAGCTCATTGCCTTTAACATGATGGTGAATCATGTATTACAACCAATCGCCAAGCTGATTGAGTTATGGCAACAGTTTGTCCAAACCCGAGTCGCAGTAGACAAACTAGGAGACATGCTCAACCTACCCGTTGAACAAGAGCAGGGAAAATTCACTCCGGACACATCACTTAAAGGAAATATCATCTTTGATAACATTAGCTTTAGTTATCAGCCTGACGGTAGTAACCCAGTAATAGACAATCTCACCCTAACAATACATGCAGGAGAAAGCATCGGTATTGTCGGGCCCTCTGGCTCAGGTAAATCAACACTTACTCGCTTGTTGATGAAGTTATACAGCCCACAGCAAGGACGTGTATTGCTTGATGGTAAATCAATGGACACCTTAGATCCTCATTACCTGCGTAGCCAAATTGGTGTCGTGTTACAGGAAAACTACTTATACAACCGTAGCGTACGCGACAACATTGCACTCAAAACACCGAATGCGTCATTAGATGACGTTATTCAGATGGCTAAGTTGGCTGGTGCTCATGATTTTATTTTGCGCTTATCTCTAGGTTACGACACGGTGTTATCGGAAGGGGGGGAATCACTTTCTGGTGGCCAGCGCCAACGCATCGCCTTTGCTCGCGCTTTAATGGGCGATCCAAGACTACTTATTTTAGACGAAGCGACCAGTGCATTAGATGATGAATCTCAGGCCATGATCCAACAAAACATGGCAGAAATTGCCAATAACCGCACCGTGTTTATTGTTGCTCACCGTCTGAGCACTGTAAAGAGCTGTGATCGTATTATCACCTTAGAGCAAGGAAAGATCACCGAAATGGGCACTCATCAACAGTTAATCAGTTTACAAGGTACCTACGCACGCCTTTGGCAGCTTCAACAGGACCTAACAGAGGAGGTAGCGTAA
- a CDS encoding IS5 family transposase → MPKPRYKTTNWKQYNQSLINRVSTFWIDEEAISGWAQSKQNKRGRPRRFSDLAITTALMVKRVFSMPLRALQGFIDSIFRLAHVPLSCPHYTCISRRAKQVEVSFKTKTRGAIQHLAIDATGLKVYGEGEWKVKKHGTDSKRRVWRKLHIAVDTNTHEIVAAELSLSTVTDGEALPYLLKQTRRSILEVSGDGAYDTRACHAAIKIKGAIALIPPREGAAFWERGHPRNLAVGCQKLYGSNKYWKERYGYHKRSLSETAMYRVKQLLGGKLSLRNYNAQVGETYAMIKALNKLTRLGMPKTCRID, encoded by the coding sequence ATGCCTAAGCCTCGTTACAAAACAACCAACTGGAAGCAATACAACCAATCACTCATTAACCGTGTTTCGACCTTTTGGATTGATGAAGAAGCAATAAGCGGGTGGGCACAAAGCAAACAGAATAAGCGCGGGAGGCCGCGTCGGTTCAGTGATTTAGCTATCACGACAGCACTCATGGTCAAACGAGTTTTTTCTATGCCATTGAGAGCGCTTCAAGGATTTATCGACTCGATATTTAGGCTAGCCCATGTACCGTTAAGTTGTCCGCATTACACCTGCATCAGTCGTAGAGCCAAGCAAGTTGAGGTTTCATTTAAGACTAAAACGAGAGGAGCGATACAGCATCTAGCCATTGATGCTACTGGCCTTAAGGTTTATGGCGAAGGTGAATGGAAAGTCAAAAAACACGGTACGGATAGCAAGCGTAGAGTCTGGCGAAAGCTTCATATTGCCGTCGATACCAACACTCATGAGATCGTTGCCGCCGAGCTAAGTTTATCGACGGTTACAGATGGAGAAGCACTTCCTTACTTACTGAAACAAACACGCCGAAGTATCCTTGAGGTGTCTGGTGATGGCGCTTACGACACGAGAGCGTGTCACGCTGCTATTAAGATTAAGGGAGCTATTGCGCTTATTCCCCCAAGAGAAGGGGCAGCCTTCTGGGAGCGTGGTCACCCTCGAAATCTCGCCGTGGGTTGCCAGAAATTATACGGCTCAAATAAGTATTGGAAAGAGCGGTATGGATACCACAAACGTTCACTCTCAGAAACAGCGATGTATCGAGTTAAACAGTTGCTAGGAGGGAAACTGAGCTTAAGAAATTACAATGCCCAGGTGGGTGAAACTTACGCGATGATAAAAGCGTTGAACAAGCTTACTAGGTTAGGTATGCCTAAAACTTGTCGTATTGACTAA
- a CDS encoding EAL domain-containing protein, translated as MNQSQTPLETGTAVSLSDILSERSLYSYVQSIRDLKRQTTYGHEVLVRGPSDSLWHRPDQLFIAAQSQQLSRQLEIVILEVHLENIAAHTSIGCYTVNLAPNLLLDKTVFQILNRYALAERIKIELTEHLPIRDWQPIKQRMAQLRKQGYQFWLDDVGCGFFDLALIDEVKPEVVKLCIKIISRLTFDPTLVDEIKAVVKAVHDYGGAVLAEGIEEHVQLDMAEQLNIDLAQGYLFDKPQPLI; from the coding sequence ATGAACCAAAGCCAAACACCACTTGAAACAGGGACTGCTGTTTCACTGAGTGATATCTTAAGTGAGCGTTCACTATATTCATATGTTCAGTCTATTAGAGATCTTAAACGCCAGACCACTTATGGACATGAGGTTTTAGTTCGTGGTCCTTCAGACTCCTTGTGGCATCGACCCGATCAGTTGTTTATCGCTGCTCAATCACAACAACTCAGCAGGCAATTGGAAATTGTCATCCTCGAAGTTCATCTTGAAAACATTGCCGCCCATACATCTATAGGATGTTACACCGTTAATCTTGCTCCTAACCTGTTGTTAGATAAAACCGTATTTCAGATACTAAACCGCTACGCACTGGCTGAAAGAATTAAGATTGAGCTCACTGAACACTTACCGATACGTGACTGGCAACCAATAAAACAGCGAATGGCTCAATTGAGAAAGCAAGGCTATCAGTTCTGGCTTGACGATGTTGGCTGCGGATTTTTTGATTTGGCGCTGATCGATGAAGTCAAACCAGAGGTAGTCAAACTTTGCATCAAAATCATCAGCAGACTTACGTTTGATCCTACTCTAGTTGATGAAATAAAAGCGGTCGTCAAAGCGGTTCATGACTACGGTGGCGCTGTTTTAGCTGAAGGGATTGAGGAGCACGTACAGCTCGATATGGCGGAGCAACTGAACATCGATCTAGCACAAGGCTATCTTTTTGATAAGCCACAGCCACTTATTTGA
- the nrtS gene encoding nitrate/nitrite transporter NrtS, with translation MPLAQFIKTAGEPTILKRSLKVSLIVGTILMFINHGDKLLSSNIDITLIIKILMTYCVPFCVSTQASVSATLQSRKKAV, from the coding sequence ATGCCTTTAGCTCAGTTTATTAAAACCGCAGGCGAACCTACGATACTGAAACGCTCACTCAAGGTTTCTCTCATAGTTGGCACCATTCTTATGTTCATTAATCACGGTGACAAATTGCTCTCCAGCAACATTGACATAACGCTGATCATTAAGATCTTGATGACTTACTGCGTACCCTTTTGTGTGTCTACCCAAGCCAGCGTTTCTGCAACTCTTCAATCCCGAAAGAAGGCCGTCTAA